A single region of the Glycine max cultivar Williams 82 chromosome 20, Glycine_max_v4.0, whole genome shotgun sequence genome encodes:
- the LOC100789882 gene encoding mechanosensitive ion channel protein 6 isoform X1 encodes MQTWSVHYTNSSYPFSFSSPCLLLLGFGIRPAFISLYLTLMQSIRKSFKSYGSYNKHSRFSGAGNSDSDHEQQLPILHDQETHCHPAMPAGDYVVKINEDGSEAPQGNRIWRESSYEFWNNDGATTTAGGSDQSFDFRQSEDPPSQLIGHFLHKQRASGEMQLDMDLEMEELQREGDDGKLTPVDESPVTHRVSRELKVSFEEPTCNVNFLEAQNDAVRRRHSKDSPSIAEFQRPPQPPQHDCRRSPSPSPAGDEEVVRCTSNASFERSLSMQRKSALLKAKTRSRLMDPPEEPDRKSSRVLKSSQLLSGFLGKKNDEEDEDPFLEEDLPDEFKETHFSLWILLEWLSLILIIGLLITTLCVPFLRNKDLWQLRLWKWEVMVLVLICGRLVSDWVIRIAVFCIERNFLLRKRVLYFVYGVKKAVQNCVWLGLVLIAWHLLFDKRVQRETRSNFLEYVTKVLVCFLVGTLVWLLKTLMVKVLASSFHVSTYFDRIQESLFNQFVIETLSGPPLVEIRKAEEEEERLADEVQKLQNAGVTIPPDLRASAFSNIKSGRLRSGMLPKSPRFKSDKFSRPLSKKSDEPNMITMDNLHKLNPNNISAWNMKRLMNMVRNGALSTLDEQILDNSMDDENATQIRSENEAKAAAKKIFQNVARRGCRYIYPDDLMRFMREDEAAKTMNLFEGASEAERISKSALKNWVVNAFRERRALALTLNDTKTAVNKLHRMLNFIVAIVILVIWLLILELATTKFLLFVSSQVVVVAFVFGNTCKTIFEAIIFLFVMHPFDVGDRCEIDGVQMVVEEMNILTTIFLRYDNQKVIIPNNVLATKAIYNYYRSPDMGDAIEFCLHISTPVEKISLIKHRIQSYIDNKKEHWYPSPLIVYRDYDQLNMVRMAIWPTHRMNFQDMGERFVRRSLLLEEMIKIFRELDINYRLLPLDINVRATPTTSDRLPPSWASVPTPS; translated from the exons GCCAGCATTTATTTCTCTCTACTTGACCTTGATGCAATCTATCAGGAAGTCCTTCAAATCTTATGGTTCTTACAACAAACATTCTCGGTTTTCCGGCGCCGGAAACTCTGATTCTGATCACGAGCAGCAGCTCCCCATTCTTCACGACCAAGAAACCCACTGCCACCCTGCCATGCCCGCCGGCGACTACGTCGTCAAAATCAACGAGGACGGAAGCGAGGCCCCCCAGGGCAACAGGATTTGGCGCGAGTCCAGCTACGAATTCTGGAACAACGATGgcgccaccaccaccgccgGCGGAAGCGACCAGAGCTTCGATTTCCGCCAGTCGGAGGACCCGCCGTCGCAGCTGATCGGGCACTTCCTTCACAAGCAGCGAGCCTCCGGCGAGATGCAGCTCGACATGGATTTGGAGATGGAGGAGCTGCAGCGCGAAGGCGACGACGGAAAGTTAACGCCGGTGGATGAATCTCCGGTGACTCACCGCGTCTCGAGAGAGCTCAAGGTTTCCTTCGAGGAACCTACCTGCAATGTGAATTTCCTGGAAGCGCAAAACGACGCCGTCAGAAGAAGGCACAGCAAGGACTCGCCGTCGATCGCGGAGTTCCAACGCCCTCCGCAACCGCCCCAACACGACTGTCGCCGGTCTCCCTCGCCGTCGCCAGCCGGCGACGAGGAGGTTGTTCGGTGCACCTCGAACGCTTCCTTCGAGAGAAGCCTTTCCATGCAGAGAAAATCGGCCTTGTTGAAGGCCAAGACGAGGTCTAGGTTAATGGACCCGCCCGAAGAGCCCGACAGAAAATCGAGTCGGGTTCTCAAATCGAGTCAGCTCCTATCCGGGTTTCTAGGGAAGAAGAATGATGAAGAGGATGAGGATCCTTTTTTGGAAGAGGATCTTCCTGATGAGTTTAAGGAGACTCATTTCAGCTTGTGGATTCTTCTCGAGTGgttgagtttgattttgatcatTGGGTTGTTGATAACCACCCTTTGTGTTCCCTTTCTTAGGAACAAGGATCTGTGGCAGCTTAGGTTGTGGAAATGGGAGGTTATGGTTTTGGTTTTGATCTGTGGCAGGCTGGTGTCTGATTGGGTTATTAGGATTGCTGTGTTCTGCATTGAGAGGAACTTCCTTTTGAGGAAGAGGGTCTTGTATTTTGTATATGGTGTGAAGAAGGCTGTTCAGAATTGTGTTTGGTTGGGGCTTGTGTTGATTGCTTGGCATTTGTTGTTTGACAAGAGGGTGCAGAGGGAGACCCGCAGCAATTTCCTCGAGTATGTGACTAAGGTGTTGGTGTGTTTCCTTGTGGGGACTTTGGTGTGGTTGTTGAAGACCCTTATGGTTAAGGTGTTGGCTTCCTCTTTTCATGTGAGTACCTACTTTGACAGGATTCAGGAATCGCTGTTTAACCAGTTTGTGATTGAGACGCTTTCGGGGCCGCCTTTGGTGGAGATTCGGAAGgctgaggaggaggaggagaggcTTGCCGATGAGGTTCAGAAGCTTCAGAATGCTGGGGTTACCATACCCCCTGATCTTAGGGCATCTGCCTTTTCTAATATTAAGAGTGGGAGGTTGAGGAGTGGAATGCTTCCGAAAAGCCCCAGATTTAAGAGTGACAAGTTTTCTCGGCCTCTTTCCAAGAAGTCTGATGAGCCGAATATGATCACTATGGATAACCTGCATAAGCTGAATCCCAATAACATCTCTGCCTGGAATATGAAAAGGTTGATGAACATGGTCCGGAATGGGGCTCTTTCTACCCTGGATGAACAGATTCTTGATAACTCGATGGATGACGAGAATGCCACGCAAATTAGAAGTGAAAACGAGGCGAAGGCTGCAGctaagaaaatatttcaaaatgttgCTAGACGCGGGTGCAG GTATATATACCCGGATGACTTGATGCGCTTTATGCGAGAAGATGAAGCTGCAAAAACCATGAATCTCTTTGAAGGAGCGTCTGAAGCTGAGAGAATCAGCAAATCGGCCTTGAAGAACTGGGTG GTCAATGCCTTCAGGGAAAGGAGAGCACTTGCTTTGACATTGAATGACACCAAAACGGCAGTGAACAAACTTCATCGAATGCTCAATTTTATAGTTGCAATTGTTATACTGGTTATTTGGCTCTTGATATTGGAACTTGCCACCACCAAATTTCTTCTCTTTGTGAGCTCACAGGTTGTCGTGGTTGCATTTGTATTTGGAAACACCTGCAAGACCATATTTGAAgcaattattttcttgtttgtcATGCACCCATTTGATGTGGGAGATAGATGTGAAATTGATGGGGTTCAG ATGGTGGTAGAAGAAATGAACATATTGACAACCATATTTCTGAGATATGATAATCAAAAGGTCATCATCCCTAACAATGTCCTTGCTACCAAGGCCATATATAACTATTACCGGAGTCCTGACATGGGAGATGCTATCGAATTCTGTTTACATATATCTACCCCAGTTGAAAAGATTTCACTCATTAAACACAGAATACAAAG TTACATTGATAACAAGAAGGAGCACTGGTATCCTTCACCTTTAATCGTATACAGGGATTATGACCAATTAAACATGGTGAGAATGGCTATCTGGCCAACTCATAGAATGAACTTCCAAGACATGGGAGAAAGGTTTGTGAGGAGATCCCTTTTGCTTGAAGAGATGATCAAGATTTTTAGGGAGCTTGACATTAATTACCGTCTATTGCCCCTGGACATCAACGTGAGAGCGACTCCTACCACCTCTGATCGTCTTCCACCTAGTTGGGCATCAGTTCCAACTCCAAGTTGA
- the LOC100789882 gene encoding mechanosensitive ion channel protein 6 isoform X2 has protein sequence MQTWSVHYTNSSYPFSFSSPCLLLLGFGIRKSFKSYGSYNKHSRFSGAGNSDSDHEQQLPILHDQETHCHPAMPAGDYVVKINEDGSEAPQGNRIWRESSYEFWNNDGATTTAGGSDQSFDFRQSEDPPSQLIGHFLHKQRASGEMQLDMDLEMEELQREGDDGKLTPVDESPVTHRVSRELKVSFEEPTCNVNFLEAQNDAVRRRHSKDSPSIAEFQRPPQPPQHDCRRSPSPSPAGDEEVVRCTSNASFERSLSMQRKSALLKAKTRSRLMDPPEEPDRKSSRVLKSSQLLSGFLGKKNDEEDEDPFLEEDLPDEFKETHFSLWILLEWLSLILIIGLLITTLCVPFLRNKDLWQLRLWKWEVMVLVLICGRLVSDWVIRIAVFCIERNFLLRKRVLYFVYGVKKAVQNCVWLGLVLIAWHLLFDKRVQRETRSNFLEYVTKVLVCFLVGTLVWLLKTLMVKVLASSFHVSTYFDRIQESLFNQFVIETLSGPPLVEIRKAEEEEERLADEVQKLQNAGVTIPPDLRASAFSNIKSGRLRSGMLPKSPRFKSDKFSRPLSKKSDEPNMITMDNLHKLNPNNISAWNMKRLMNMVRNGALSTLDEQILDNSMDDENATQIRSENEAKAAAKKIFQNVARRGCRYIYPDDLMRFMREDEAAKTMNLFEGASEAERISKSALKNWVVNAFRERRALALTLNDTKTAVNKLHRMLNFIVAIVILVIWLLILELATTKFLLFVSSQVVVVAFVFGNTCKTIFEAIIFLFVMHPFDVGDRCEIDGVQMVVEEMNILTTIFLRYDNQKVIIPNNVLATKAIYNYYRSPDMGDAIEFCLHISTPVEKISLIKHRIQSYIDNKKEHWYPSPLIVYRDYDQLNMVRMAIWPTHRMNFQDMGERFVRRSLLLEEMIKIFRELDINYRLLPLDINVRATPTTSDRLPPSWASVPTPS, from the exons GAAGTCCTTCAAATCTTATGGTTCTTACAACAAACATTCTCGGTTTTCCGGCGCCGGAAACTCTGATTCTGATCACGAGCAGCAGCTCCCCATTCTTCACGACCAAGAAACCCACTGCCACCCTGCCATGCCCGCCGGCGACTACGTCGTCAAAATCAACGAGGACGGAAGCGAGGCCCCCCAGGGCAACAGGATTTGGCGCGAGTCCAGCTACGAATTCTGGAACAACGATGgcgccaccaccaccgccgGCGGAAGCGACCAGAGCTTCGATTTCCGCCAGTCGGAGGACCCGCCGTCGCAGCTGATCGGGCACTTCCTTCACAAGCAGCGAGCCTCCGGCGAGATGCAGCTCGACATGGATTTGGAGATGGAGGAGCTGCAGCGCGAAGGCGACGACGGAAAGTTAACGCCGGTGGATGAATCTCCGGTGACTCACCGCGTCTCGAGAGAGCTCAAGGTTTCCTTCGAGGAACCTACCTGCAATGTGAATTTCCTGGAAGCGCAAAACGACGCCGTCAGAAGAAGGCACAGCAAGGACTCGCCGTCGATCGCGGAGTTCCAACGCCCTCCGCAACCGCCCCAACACGACTGTCGCCGGTCTCCCTCGCCGTCGCCAGCCGGCGACGAGGAGGTTGTTCGGTGCACCTCGAACGCTTCCTTCGAGAGAAGCCTTTCCATGCAGAGAAAATCGGCCTTGTTGAAGGCCAAGACGAGGTCTAGGTTAATGGACCCGCCCGAAGAGCCCGACAGAAAATCGAGTCGGGTTCTCAAATCGAGTCAGCTCCTATCCGGGTTTCTAGGGAAGAAGAATGATGAAGAGGATGAGGATCCTTTTTTGGAAGAGGATCTTCCTGATGAGTTTAAGGAGACTCATTTCAGCTTGTGGATTCTTCTCGAGTGgttgagtttgattttgatcatTGGGTTGTTGATAACCACCCTTTGTGTTCCCTTTCTTAGGAACAAGGATCTGTGGCAGCTTAGGTTGTGGAAATGGGAGGTTATGGTTTTGGTTTTGATCTGTGGCAGGCTGGTGTCTGATTGGGTTATTAGGATTGCTGTGTTCTGCATTGAGAGGAACTTCCTTTTGAGGAAGAGGGTCTTGTATTTTGTATATGGTGTGAAGAAGGCTGTTCAGAATTGTGTTTGGTTGGGGCTTGTGTTGATTGCTTGGCATTTGTTGTTTGACAAGAGGGTGCAGAGGGAGACCCGCAGCAATTTCCTCGAGTATGTGACTAAGGTGTTGGTGTGTTTCCTTGTGGGGACTTTGGTGTGGTTGTTGAAGACCCTTATGGTTAAGGTGTTGGCTTCCTCTTTTCATGTGAGTACCTACTTTGACAGGATTCAGGAATCGCTGTTTAACCAGTTTGTGATTGAGACGCTTTCGGGGCCGCCTTTGGTGGAGATTCGGAAGgctgaggaggaggaggagaggcTTGCCGATGAGGTTCAGAAGCTTCAGAATGCTGGGGTTACCATACCCCCTGATCTTAGGGCATCTGCCTTTTCTAATATTAAGAGTGGGAGGTTGAGGAGTGGAATGCTTCCGAAAAGCCCCAGATTTAAGAGTGACAAGTTTTCTCGGCCTCTTTCCAAGAAGTCTGATGAGCCGAATATGATCACTATGGATAACCTGCATAAGCTGAATCCCAATAACATCTCTGCCTGGAATATGAAAAGGTTGATGAACATGGTCCGGAATGGGGCTCTTTCTACCCTGGATGAACAGATTCTTGATAACTCGATGGATGACGAGAATGCCACGCAAATTAGAAGTGAAAACGAGGCGAAGGCTGCAGctaagaaaatatttcaaaatgttgCTAGACGCGGGTGCAG GTATATATACCCGGATGACTTGATGCGCTTTATGCGAGAAGATGAAGCTGCAAAAACCATGAATCTCTTTGAAGGAGCGTCTGAAGCTGAGAGAATCAGCAAATCGGCCTTGAAGAACTGGGTG GTCAATGCCTTCAGGGAAAGGAGAGCACTTGCTTTGACATTGAATGACACCAAAACGGCAGTGAACAAACTTCATCGAATGCTCAATTTTATAGTTGCAATTGTTATACTGGTTATTTGGCTCTTGATATTGGAACTTGCCACCACCAAATTTCTTCTCTTTGTGAGCTCACAGGTTGTCGTGGTTGCATTTGTATTTGGAAACACCTGCAAGACCATATTTGAAgcaattattttcttgtttgtcATGCACCCATTTGATGTGGGAGATAGATGTGAAATTGATGGGGTTCAG ATGGTGGTAGAAGAAATGAACATATTGACAACCATATTTCTGAGATATGATAATCAAAAGGTCATCATCCCTAACAATGTCCTTGCTACCAAGGCCATATATAACTATTACCGGAGTCCTGACATGGGAGATGCTATCGAATTCTGTTTACATATATCTACCCCAGTTGAAAAGATTTCACTCATTAAACACAGAATACAAAG TTACATTGATAACAAGAAGGAGCACTGGTATCCTTCACCTTTAATCGTATACAGGGATTATGACCAATTAAACATGGTGAGAATGGCTATCTGGCCAACTCATAGAATGAACTTCCAAGACATGGGAGAAAGGTTTGTGAGGAGATCCCTTTTGCTTGAAGAGATGATCAAGATTTTTAGGGAGCTTGACATTAATTACCGTCTATTGCCCCTGGACATCAACGTGAGAGCGACTCCTACCACCTCTGATCGTCTTCCACCTAGTTGGGCATCAGTTCCAACTCCAAGTTGA